In one Suricata suricatta isolate VVHF042 chromosome 9, meerkat_22Aug2017_6uvM2_HiC, whole genome shotgun sequence genomic region, the following are encoded:
- the PRPF39 gene encoding pre-mRNA-processing factor 39 isoform X3, which translates to MQGLLRFEDQDSARGDQNIAMFYPTSTQMVYRRGLQAIPLSVDLWIHYINFLKETLDPGDPETNSTIRGTFEHAVLAAGTDFRSDRLWEMYINWENEQGNLREVTAIYDRILGIPTQLYSHHFQRFKEHVQNNLPRDLLTGEQFIQLRRELASVNGHSGDDGPPGDDLPSGIEDITDPAKLITEIENMRHRIIEIHQEMFNYNEHEVSKRWTFEEGIKRPYFHVKPLEKAQLKNWKEYLEFEIENGTHERVVVLFERCVISCALYEEFWIKYAKYMENHSIEGVRHVFSRACTIHLPKKPMVHMLWAAFEEQQGNINEARNILRTFEECVLGLAMVRLRRVSLERRHGNMEEAEHLLQDAIKNAKSNNESSFYAIKLARHLFKIQKNLLKSRKVLLEAIERDKENTKLYLNLLEMEYSGDLKQNEENILNCFDKAIHGSLPIKMRITFSQRKVEFLEDFGSDVNKLLNAYDEHQTLLKEQDSLKRKAENGSEEPEEKKAHTEDTTSSSTQMTDGDLQANQAAYNYSAWYQYNYQNPWNYGQYYPPPPT; encoded by the exons ATGCAGGGACTGCTGCGCTTTGAAGATCAAGACTCTGCACGTGGGGATCAGAACATTGCCATGTTCTATCCAACCTCCACCCAAATG gTGTATCGGCGGGGTCTTCAGGCAATACCTCTTAGTGTTGACCTATGGATACATTAtataaacttcttaaaagaaaCATTGGACCCTGGTGATCCTGAGACAAACAGCACAATAAGAGG aacTTTCGAGCATGCTGTTCTAGCTGCAGGAACAGATTTCCGATCTGACAGACTGTGGGAAATGTATATAAACTGGGAAAATGAACAAGGAAACCTGAGAGAAGTTACAGCTATATATGATCGTATTCTTGGTATTCCAACACAGCTGTATAGTCACCATTTTCAGAG ATTTAAAGAACACGTACAGAATAACTTACCTAGAGATCTGTTAACTGGCGAACAGTTTATTCAGCTGCGAAGGGAATTAGCTTCTGTAAATGGACATAGTGGTGATGATGGTCCTCCTGGTGATGATCTACCATCAGGAATTGAAGACATAACAGATCCAGCGAAG cTAATTACAGAAATTGAAAacatgagacacagaatcattgAAATTCATCAAGAAATGTTTAATTATAATGAGCATGAAGTTAGTAAAAGGTGGACATTTGAAGAAGGt ATTAAAAGACCTTATTTTCATGTGAAACCATTGGAAAAGGCACAACTAAAAAACTGGAAAGAGTACTTAGAATTTGAAATTGAAAACGGGACTCATGAACGAGTTGTGGTTCTCTTTGAAAGATGTGTCATATCATGTGCCCTCTATGAGGAGTTTTGGATTAAG TATGCCAAGTACATGGAAAACCATAGCATTGAAGGAGTGAGGCATGTCTTCAGCAGAGCGTGCACTATTCATCTCCCAAAGAAACCCATGGTGCATATGCTTTGGGCAGCTTTTGAGGAACAGCAGG GTAATATTAATGAAGCCAGGAATATCTTGAGAACATTTGAAGAATGTGTTCTAGGATTGGCAATGGTTCGATTAAGAAGAGTAAGTTTAGAACGACGGCATGGAAATATGGAAGAAGCTGAACATTTGCTTCAGGACGCCATTAAGAATGCTAAGTCAAATAATGAGTCATCGTTCTATGCCATCAAACTAGCCCGacatcttttcaaaatacaaaaaaaccttttaaaatcaagaaaagtgCTTTTGGAAGCAATCGAAAGAGACAAa GAGAATACAAAGTTATACCTCAATTTACTTGAAATGGAATATAGTGGTGACctcaaacaaaatgaagaaaatatcctAAATTGCTTTGACAAAGCTATACATGGTTCATTACCtattaaaatgagaattacaTTTTCTCAGAGAAAAGTGGAGTTTCTTGAAGATTTTGGTTCAGATGTTAATAA GCTTCTGAATGCTTATGATGAACATCAAACACTCCTAAAAGAACAggattctttaaaaaggaaagcagaaaatgG ATCAGAAGAACCAGAGGAAAAGAAGGCTCACACAGAAGATACAACTTCATCATCTACACAGATGACTGATGGTGATTTACAGGCAAATCAAGCTGCATATAATTATAGTGCCTGGTATCAA tacaaTTATCAGAATCCTTGGAATTATGGACAGTATTACCCTCCCCCTCCAACCTGA
- the PRPF39 gene encoding pre-mRNA-processing factor 39 isoform X1 — protein sequence MQNSHMEEYRNSSNGSTGNSSEVVVEQAADFSTEIMNVTEMEQSPDGSPNVNASTEESEVTNAVDLPVIETEANFPPEYEKFWKTVENNPQDFTGWVYLLQYVEQENHLMAARKAFDKFFIHYPYCYGYWKKYADLEKRHDNIKQSDEVYRRGLQAIPLSVDLWIHYINFLKETLDPGDPETNSTIRGTFEHAVLAAGTDFRSDRLWEMYINWENEQGNLREVTAIYDRILGIPTQLYSHHFQRFKEHVQNNLPRDLLTGEQFIQLRRELASVNGHSGDDGPPGDDLPSGIEDITDPAKLITEIENMRHRIIEIHQEMFNYNEHEVSKRWTFEEGIKRPYFHVKPLEKAQLKNWKEYLEFEIENGTHERVVVLFERCVISCALYEEFWIKYAKYMENHSIEGVRHVFSRACTIHLPKKPMVHMLWAAFEEQQGNINEARNILRTFEECVLGLAMVRLRRVSLERRHGNMEEAEHLLQDAIKNAKSNNESSFYAIKLARHLFKIQKNLLKSRKVLLEAIERDKENTKLYLNLLEMEYSGDLKQNEENILNCFDKAIHGSLPIKMRITFSQRKVEFLEDFGSDVNKLLNAYDEHQTLLKEQDSLKRKAENGSEEPEEKKAHTEDTTSSSTQMTDGDLQANQAAYNYSAWYQYNYQNPWNYGQYYPPPPT from the exons ATGCAAAATTCTCACATGGAAGAATACAGAAATTCTAGTAATGGCAGCACAGGCAATAGTTCAGAGGTAGTGGTAGAACAGGCTGCTGATTTCAGTACTGAGATTATGAATGTTACGGAAATGGAACAGTCCCCTGATGGCTCTCCTAACGTAAATGCATCTACGGAAGAAAGTGAAGTAACAAATGCTGTGGACCTTCCAGTGATAGAAACAGAAGCAAATTTCCCTCCTGAATATGAAAAATTCTGGAAGACTGTAGAAAACAATCCTCAGGATTTTACAGGCTGGGTATATTTGCTTCAGTATGTAGAACAAGAG aATCACTTGATGGCTGCCAGGAAAGCGTTTGACAAATTTTTCATACACTATCCGTATTGCTATGGTTACTGGAAAAAGTATGCAGACCTTGAAAAGCGGCATGACAACATTAAACAATCAGATGAG gTGTATCGGCGGGGTCTTCAGGCAATACCTCTTAGTGTTGACCTATGGATACATTAtataaacttcttaaaagaaaCATTGGACCCTGGTGATCCTGAGACAAACAGCACAATAAGAGG aacTTTCGAGCATGCTGTTCTAGCTGCAGGAACAGATTTCCGATCTGACAGACTGTGGGAAATGTATATAAACTGGGAAAATGAACAAGGAAACCTGAGAGAAGTTACAGCTATATATGATCGTATTCTTGGTATTCCAACACAGCTGTATAGTCACCATTTTCAGAG ATTTAAAGAACACGTACAGAATAACTTACCTAGAGATCTGTTAACTGGCGAACAGTTTATTCAGCTGCGAAGGGAATTAGCTTCTGTAAATGGACATAGTGGTGATGATGGTCCTCCTGGTGATGATCTACCATCAGGAATTGAAGACATAACAGATCCAGCGAAG cTAATTACAGAAATTGAAAacatgagacacagaatcattgAAATTCATCAAGAAATGTTTAATTATAATGAGCATGAAGTTAGTAAAAGGTGGACATTTGAAGAAGGt ATTAAAAGACCTTATTTTCATGTGAAACCATTGGAAAAGGCACAACTAAAAAACTGGAAAGAGTACTTAGAATTTGAAATTGAAAACGGGACTCATGAACGAGTTGTGGTTCTCTTTGAAAGATGTGTCATATCATGTGCCCTCTATGAGGAGTTTTGGATTAAG TATGCCAAGTACATGGAAAACCATAGCATTGAAGGAGTGAGGCATGTCTTCAGCAGAGCGTGCACTATTCATCTCCCAAAGAAACCCATGGTGCATATGCTTTGGGCAGCTTTTGAGGAACAGCAGG GTAATATTAATGAAGCCAGGAATATCTTGAGAACATTTGAAGAATGTGTTCTAGGATTGGCAATGGTTCGATTAAGAAGAGTAAGTTTAGAACGACGGCATGGAAATATGGAAGAAGCTGAACATTTGCTTCAGGACGCCATTAAGAATGCTAAGTCAAATAATGAGTCATCGTTCTATGCCATCAAACTAGCCCGacatcttttcaaaatacaaaaaaaccttttaaaatcaagaaaagtgCTTTTGGAAGCAATCGAAAGAGACAAa GAGAATACAAAGTTATACCTCAATTTACTTGAAATGGAATATAGTGGTGACctcaaacaaaatgaagaaaatatcctAAATTGCTTTGACAAAGCTATACATGGTTCATTACCtattaaaatgagaattacaTTTTCTCAGAGAAAAGTGGAGTTTCTTGAAGATTTTGGTTCAGATGTTAATAA GCTTCTGAATGCTTATGATGAACATCAAACACTCCTAAAAGAACAggattctttaaaaaggaaagcagaaaatgG ATCAGAAGAACCAGAGGAAAAGAAGGCTCACACAGAAGATACAACTTCATCATCTACACAGATGACTGATGGTGATTTACAGGCAAATCAAGCTGCATATAATTATAGTGCCTGGTATCAA tacaaTTATCAGAATCCTTGGAATTATGGACAGTATTACCCTCCCCCTCCAACCTGA
- the PRPF39 gene encoding pre-mRNA-processing factor 39 isoform X2 — protein sequence MQNSHMEEYRNSSNGSTGNSSEVVVEQAADFSTEIMNVTEMEQSPDGSPNVNASTEESEVTNAVDLPVIETEANFPPEYEKFWKTVENNPQDFTGWVYLLQYVEQENHLMAARKAFDKFFIHYPYCYGYWKKYADLEKRHDNIKQSDEVYRRGLQAIPLSVDLWIHYINFLKETLDPGDPETNSTIRGTFEHAVLAAGTDFRSDRLWEMYINWENEQGNLREVTAIYDRILGIPTQLYSHHFQRFKEHVQNNLPRDLLTGEQFIQLRRELASVNGHSGDDGPPGDDLPSGIEDITDPAKIKRPYFHVKPLEKAQLKNWKEYLEFEIENGTHERVVVLFERCVISCALYEEFWIKYAKYMENHSIEGVRHVFSRACTIHLPKKPMVHMLWAAFEEQQGNINEARNILRTFEECVLGLAMVRLRRVSLERRHGNMEEAEHLLQDAIKNAKSNNESSFYAIKLARHLFKIQKNLLKSRKVLLEAIERDKENTKLYLNLLEMEYSGDLKQNEENILNCFDKAIHGSLPIKMRITFSQRKVEFLEDFGSDVNKLLNAYDEHQTLLKEQDSLKRKAENGSEEPEEKKAHTEDTTSSSTQMTDGDLQANQAAYNYSAWYQYNYQNPWNYGQYYPPPPT from the exons ATGCAAAATTCTCACATGGAAGAATACAGAAATTCTAGTAATGGCAGCACAGGCAATAGTTCAGAGGTAGTGGTAGAACAGGCTGCTGATTTCAGTACTGAGATTATGAATGTTACGGAAATGGAACAGTCCCCTGATGGCTCTCCTAACGTAAATGCATCTACGGAAGAAAGTGAAGTAACAAATGCTGTGGACCTTCCAGTGATAGAAACAGAAGCAAATTTCCCTCCTGAATATGAAAAATTCTGGAAGACTGTAGAAAACAATCCTCAGGATTTTACAGGCTGGGTATATTTGCTTCAGTATGTAGAACAAGAG aATCACTTGATGGCTGCCAGGAAAGCGTTTGACAAATTTTTCATACACTATCCGTATTGCTATGGTTACTGGAAAAAGTATGCAGACCTTGAAAAGCGGCATGACAACATTAAACAATCAGATGAG gTGTATCGGCGGGGTCTTCAGGCAATACCTCTTAGTGTTGACCTATGGATACATTAtataaacttcttaaaagaaaCATTGGACCCTGGTGATCCTGAGACAAACAGCACAATAAGAGG aacTTTCGAGCATGCTGTTCTAGCTGCAGGAACAGATTTCCGATCTGACAGACTGTGGGAAATGTATATAAACTGGGAAAATGAACAAGGAAACCTGAGAGAAGTTACAGCTATATATGATCGTATTCTTGGTATTCCAACACAGCTGTATAGTCACCATTTTCAGAG ATTTAAAGAACACGTACAGAATAACTTACCTAGAGATCTGTTAACTGGCGAACAGTTTATTCAGCTGCGAAGGGAATTAGCTTCTGTAAATGGACATAGTGGTGATGATGGTCCTCCTGGTGATGATCTACCATCAGGAATTGAAGACATAACAGATCCAGCGAAG ATTAAAAGACCTTATTTTCATGTGAAACCATTGGAAAAGGCACAACTAAAAAACTGGAAAGAGTACTTAGAATTTGAAATTGAAAACGGGACTCATGAACGAGTTGTGGTTCTCTTTGAAAGATGTGTCATATCATGTGCCCTCTATGAGGAGTTTTGGATTAAG TATGCCAAGTACATGGAAAACCATAGCATTGAAGGAGTGAGGCATGTCTTCAGCAGAGCGTGCACTATTCATCTCCCAAAGAAACCCATGGTGCATATGCTTTGGGCAGCTTTTGAGGAACAGCAGG GTAATATTAATGAAGCCAGGAATATCTTGAGAACATTTGAAGAATGTGTTCTAGGATTGGCAATGGTTCGATTAAGAAGAGTAAGTTTAGAACGACGGCATGGAAATATGGAAGAAGCTGAACATTTGCTTCAGGACGCCATTAAGAATGCTAAGTCAAATAATGAGTCATCGTTCTATGCCATCAAACTAGCCCGacatcttttcaaaatacaaaaaaaccttttaaaatcaagaaaagtgCTTTTGGAAGCAATCGAAAGAGACAAa GAGAATACAAAGTTATACCTCAATTTACTTGAAATGGAATATAGTGGTGACctcaaacaaaatgaagaaaatatcctAAATTGCTTTGACAAAGCTATACATGGTTCATTACCtattaaaatgagaattacaTTTTCTCAGAGAAAAGTGGAGTTTCTTGAAGATTTTGGTTCAGATGTTAATAA GCTTCTGAATGCTTATGATGAACATCAAACACTCCTAAAAGAACAggattctttaaaaaggaaagcagaaaatgG ATCAGAAGAACCAGAGGAAAAGAAGGCTCACACAGAAGATACAACTTCATCATCTACACAGATGACTGATGGTGATTTACAGGCAAATCAAGCTGCATATAATTATAGTGCCTGGTATCAA tacaaTTATCAGAATCCTTGGAATTATGGACAGTATTACCCTCCCCCTCCAACCTGA